One region of Elusimicrobiota bacterium genomic DNA includes:
- the lepA gene encoding elongation factor 4, translating to MTSRTPTHLIRNFSIIAHIDHGKSTLADRLLEATGTIESRQMQAQVMDSMELERERGITIKAKAVRMRYVQDGAPHVLNLIDTPGHVDFSYEVSRALAACEGALLVVDATQGVEAQTLANASLAQQLNLRLIPVINKVDLPAADVEGVTEQIFETLRIIEDPVLVSAKKGLGTADVLGAILRDIPAPSGDAQAPLSALIFDSVYSVYRGVILLVRVVDGTMASGLKLRFFSTQHEVVVEEVGYLVPKQVAAERLSAGEVGYVVCGIKDIHQVRVGDTLMEAARPLAQALPGYKEAKPVVFAGVFPINPADYPALSAALEKLHLEDSSFDHQQENSQALGFGFRLGFLGLLHMDIVKERLEREFNLSLIVTSPNVVYRVRTCADSSWRVLDNPAKFPPHGDIQGVEEPFVLITIVLPVEHQEGVLNLLKDRRGEYESIEYMPGGRILIKYHLPLCEMVVNFYDRLKSVSKGYASLDYVPEGFRASDMVKLEILIHGEPVDALSQIVHKSKAHFVGRALCEKLKELIDRQNFEVAIQARIGGKVIARETLSARRKDVLAKCYGGDITRKRKLLEKQKEGKKKAKLLGSVEIPQEAFLAILKLDEEKKG from the coding sequence ATGACGTCTCGAACCCCGACCCATCTGATACGAAATTTCTCCATCATCGCCCACATCGACCACGGCAAGTCCACCTTGGCGGACCGTCTCTTGGAGGCCACCGGGACCATCGAAAGCCGCCAGATGCAGGCGCAGGTCATGGACTCGATGGAGCTGGAACGGGAAAGGGGCATCACCATCAAGGCCAAGGCGGTGCGCATGAGGTACGTCCAAGACGGCGCCCCGCACGTTCTTAATCTCATAGACACCCCGGGGCACGTGGATTTTTCCTACGAGGTCTCGCGCGCCCTGGCCGCCTGCGAGGGGGCCCTGCTCGTGGTGGACGCCACTCAAGGCGTGGAGGCCCAGACTTTGGCCAACGCGAGCTTGGCCCAGCAGTTGAACCTGCGCCTCATTCCGGTGATCAACAAGGTGGACCTTCCCGCGGCGGACGTGGAGGGCGTGACGGAGCAGATTTTCGAGACTTTGAGAATTATCGAGGACCCGGTCCTCGTCAGCGCCAAGAAGGGGCTCGGCACCGCGGATGTGCTGGGCGCTATCCTGCGCGACATCCCGGCTCCCAGCGGAGACGCCCAAGCCCCGCTGTCGGCCTTGATTTTCGACTCCGTCTACAGCGTTTACCGCGGCGTGATCCTTCTCGTGCGGGTCGTGGACGGGACCATGGCTTCGGGACTCAAGCTGCGATTTTTCTCGACCCAGCACGAGGTCGTCGTGGAGGAGGTCGGCTACCTCGTGCCTAAGCAGGTGGCGGCCGAGCGGCTGTCCGCGGGCGAGGTTGGGTATGTGGTCTGCGGCATCAAGGACATCCACCAAGTGAGAGTGGGCGATACCTTGATGGAGGCCGCCAGGCCCTTGGCACAGGCCCTACCCGGCTATAAGGAAGCCAAGCCGGTGGTGTTTGCGGGGGTTTTCCCGATCAATCCTGCGGACTATCCGGCGCTCTCCGCGGCCCTGGAGAAGCTCCATCTCGAGGACAGCTCCTTCGACCACCAGCAGGAGAATTCCCAGGCCCTGGGCTTCGGATTCCGTCTGGGATTTCTGGGCCTGCTCCATATGGACATCGTCAAGGAGCGCCTGGAGCGCGAGTTCAACCTGAGCCTGATCGTGACGAGCCCGAACGTGGTCTACAGGGTGCGCACTTGCGCGGACTCTTCTTGGAGAGTCTTGGACAATCCCGCCAAATTCCCGCCTCACGGAGACATTCAGGGCGTCGAGGAGCCCTTCGTTCTCATCACCATCGTGCTTCCCGTGGAGCATCAGGAGGGCGTGCTCAACCTCCTCAAGGACAGGCGGGGCGAGTATGAGAGCATCGAGTACATGCCCGGAGGGCGCATCCTCATCAAGTACCACCTTCCCCTCTGCGAGATGGTGGTCAATTTCTACGACCGCCTGAAGTCGGTCTCCAAGGGCTACGCATCCCTGGACTACGTTCCAGAGGGTTTTCGGGCCTCCGACATGGTCAAGCTCGAAATACTCATCCACGGCGAGCCAGTTGACGCTCTGAGCCAGATTGTGCATAAATCCAAGGCGCACTTCGTTGGACGGGCCCTCTGCGAGAAGCTCAAGGAGCTCATCGACAGGCAGAATTTCGAGGTCGCGATCCAGGCCCGCATCGGCGGCAAGGTCATCGCCAGGGAGACTCTGTCGGCCCGGCGCAAGGACGTGCTGGCCAAGTGCTACGGCGGAGACATCACGCGCAAGCGCAAGCTTTTGGAGAAGCAGAAGGAAGGCAAGAAAAAGGCGAAGCTTTTGGGATCCGTGGAGATCCCGCAAGAAGCCTTCTTGGCCATCCTGAAACTGGACGAGGAAAAGAAGGGATAA
- the lepB gene encoding signal peptidase I, protein MSFESRSRLLSVVPDALSARELYPGLAVAFIAGALGFWRGSQASQRVSRARYFLSEDAEWSETVFSAVFLAAVLMYFVVQAFKIPSGSMERTFLVGDHLFVNKFIYGLRVPFTGKRLLALRPVARRDVIVFRFPADDPRELHCGSVQYGKDFIKRVVGLPGDRIQVSAGKVFLNGRELPDEPYAQYIDGDGRQPESVRAAALSPQRYQELWQSHALDHELQEIQRDYFGPVTVPPGGYFVMGDNRDRSCDSRYWGPVESKYLKGKAWFIYWPPSRMKIVH, encoded by the coding sequence ATGTCTTTCGAGAGCCGATCGCGCCTCCTGAGCGTGGTCCCGGACGCCTTATCCGCCCGAGAGCTCTACCCGGGATTGGCCGTGGCCTTCATCGCCGGAGCCCTTGGATTTTGGCGGGGCTCCCAGGCCTCTCAGAGAGTTTCGCGCGCGAGGTACTTTCTCTCCGAGGATGCCGAGTGGTCAGAGACGGTTTTCTCCGCCGTGTTCCTGGCCGCGGTGCTCATGTACTTCGTGGTCCAGGCCTTCAAGATCCCCTCCGGCTCCATGGAGAGGACCTTCCTCGTGGGGGACCATCTTTTCGTCAATAAGTTCATCTACGGGCTGAGGGTCCCCTTCACGGGCAAGAGGCTTCTGGCCTTGCGGCCCGTGGCCCGCCGGGACGTCATCGTATTCCGCTTTCCGGCCGATGACCCCCGGGAGCTCCACTGCGGCTCTGTCCAATACGGGAAGGATTTCATAAAGAGAGTGGTCGGGCTTCCCGGGGACCGGATTCAGGTCTCTGCGGGCAAGGTGTTCCTCAACGGGCGGGAGCTCCCCGATGAGCCTTACGCCCAATACATCGACGGCGACGGCCGCCAGCCGGAGTCCGTCCGGGCCGCGGCTCTTTCTCCCCAGCGCTACCAGGAGCTTTGGCAAAGCCATGCCCTGGACCATGAGCTTCAGGAGATACAGAGGGATTATTTCGGTCCGGTCACGGTTCCCCCCGGCGGCTACTTTGTGATGGGCGACAACCGGGACCGCTCCTGCGATTCGCGCTATTGGGGCCCCGTGGAATCCAAGTACCTCAAGGGCAAGGCCTGGTTCATCTATTGGCCCCCCTCGCGCATGAAGATCGTGCATTAG
- a CDS encoding nodulation protein NfeD codes for MFGRAFVPGLIALLFGSPVLASEARPRVLLASYSGIINPASAEYLSGALGKAAAGSYDALVIELDTPGGLDLSMREIVKGILGSPIPVAVYVWPSGGRAASAGVFITMAAHVAAMAPGTNIGAAHPIQLGVSGVKEKEAKDSVMEEKVANDLTAYLKAIASRRGRNADWAFQVVSKSTSVISSEAVRRNIVDLEAKDLDELLARMDGKVLKDFPGRPLRVRGAAIERFEMTRRQRLLAAVSDPNIAMILMTLGVSGLLIELYSPGLILPGIVGAVSLILAFYSFQTLSAGYAGVLLILLGFLLYILELKIASFGLLALSGTAALFMGGLMVFRDTGLEAAVFGGLLYVTKQSFSKKSGIGAGGLVGSRAVVEVALEPLGTVRLGGELWRAKSLAGAIPAGAEVEVVRVDGLTLGVRSRRQLEE; via the coding sequence ATGTTTGGGAGAGCTTTTGTCCCGGGCCTGATCGCGCTTCTTTTCGGCTCGCCTGTCCTGGCGAGCGAGGCCCGACCGCGCGTCTTGCTCGCCTCCTACTCCGGGATCATCAACCCGGCATCGGCTGAGTACCTTTCTGGCGCGCTCGGCAAGGCCGCGGCCGGCTCCTATGACGCTTTGGTCATCGAGCTCGACACTCCCGGGGGGCTTGATCTCTCCATGCGCGAGATCGTCAAGGGCATACTGGGCTCCCCCATCCCGGTCGCGGTCTACGTTTGGCCGAGCGGCGGCAGGGCGGCTTCCGCCGGGGTCTTCATCACCATGGCGGCCCACGTGGCGGCCATGGCCCCTGGGACCAATATCGGGGCCGCGCATCCGATCCAGCTCGGAGTTTCCGGGGTCAAGGAAAAGGAAGCCAAGGATTCAGTCATGGAGGAGAAGGTTGCCAACGACTTGACGGCGTATCTCAAGGCCATCGCTTCTCGGCGGGGGCGCAACGCGGATTGGGCTTTTCAGGTGGTTTCTAAAAGCACCTCGGTCATCTCCTCGGAGGCGGTGCGCCGGAACATCGTGGACCTGGAGGCCAAGGACTTGGACGAGTTGCTGGCTCGGATGGACGGCAAAGTCCTGAAGGATTTTCCGGGGAGGCCCTTGCGTGTCCGCGGCGCCGCGATCGAGCGTTTCGAGATGACGCGGCGCCAGAGGCTGCTCGCGGCGGTCTCGGACCCCAACATCGCGATGATCCTGATGACCTTGGGGGTCTCGGGGCTTCTCATCGAGCTCTATAGCCCGGGGCTCATCCTGCCCGGCATCGTGGGTGCTGTTTCCCTTATCCTGGCCTTTTATTCCTTCCAGACTTTGTCCGCCGGCTACGCCGGGGTCCTGCTGATCCTGCTTGGGTTTCTCCTCTACATACTGGAGCTCAAGATCGCGAGTTTCGGTCTTCTGGCCCTGAGCGGAACAGCTGCCTTGTTCATGGGAGGGCTCATGGTGTTTCGCGACACGGGCCTCGAGGCCGCGGTTTTCGGGGGGCTGTTGTATGTGACCAAGCAGTCCTTCTCAAAAAAAAGCGGGATCGGAGCGGGGGGGCTGGTCGGCTCTCGGGCCGTCGTGGAAGTCGCCCTCGAGCCGCTGGGCACCGTGCGCCTGGGAGGCGAGCTCTGGCGGGCCAAGAGCCTTGCGGGCGCGATCCCCGCGGGCGCGGAGGTCGAGGTGGTGCGGGTGGACGGCCTGACCCTCGGCGTCCGATCGCGGCGGCAATTGGAGGAATAA
- a CDS encoding ester cyclase, which yields MAATRTLSARQKAMVELFERHVGAEMRADLEETMATMTESPHLVNAPTMVNGTGREGVRAFYRDHLIGKFFPPDVEMINVSRTVGTDQLVDELVIRFTHTMTMDWLLPGVAPTGRKVEMCVVVVVGVKGGKIAHEHIYWDQAGVLAQVGLLDPAGLPIRGAEAARKMLDPNSDAA from the coding sequence ATGGCGGCAACCCGGACTTTGTCGGCGCGGCAGAAGGCGATGGTGGAGTTGTTCGAGCGGCACGTGGGCGCGGAAATGCGCGCGGACCTGGAGGAGACGATGGCGACGATGACGGAGTCCCCTCATCTTGTCAACGCGCCGACGATGGTGAACGGAACGGGGCGGGAGGGAGTGCGCGCGTTCTATCGAGACCATTTGATCGGAAAATTCTTTCCGCCGGACGTGGAGATGATCAATGTCTCGCGCACGGTGGGCACGGACCAGTTGGTTGACGAGCTGGTGATCCGATTCACGCACACGATGACGATGGATTGGCTCCTGCCGGGCGTGGCGCCCACTGGACGGAAAGTGGAGATGTGCGTGGTGGTCGTCGTGGGGGTCAAGGGCGGAAAGATCGCGCACGAGCATATCTACTGGGATCAGGCCGGGGTTCTGGCGCAGGTGGGCCTGCTCGATCCCGCGGGGCTTCCGATACGAGGTGCGGAGGCCGCGCGCAAGATGCTCGACCCCAACTCGGACGCGGCCTAG